Sequence from the Fulvivirga ligni genome:
TGTTAATTACTACCTCTAAAGGGGCCAGTATTACCGCCTCCCTGTTAAATAAGAAATACCAGAATAATATAAGAATAGTTGGCTACGATTTAATAGAGAAGAACATCGAATGTTTGAAAGAAGGATCAATTGATTTCCTTATCAATCAAAACCCAAACAAGCAGGCAGCTGTTGGAATTTCTTTTCTTGCTAATCATCTACTTTTCAAAAAACAACCACCTCAGGAAGAACTCTTTCCCCTGGAAATCATAACCCGGCAAAATGTAGATTCATATATGAGATCTAAAATTCTATAATTTTCAAAAAATGATTAAAATCAAATTCTCTTTAATTTCTTTAATGTTAGTTTCATGCATTTATATATGTAACGCACAAGAAAACTTTAGAAACCCACATCTTACGGTGCAAACCCGAGTGGCACAACTACTTTCGGAACTCACACTTGAAGAAAAAATTTCATTAATGGGATTCAATAATAATGGGGTTCCTAGATTAGATATCCCTAAATATAATTGGTGGAATGAGGCCTTGCATGGTGTGGCTCGTGCTGGTAATGCTACTGTTTTCCCACAAGCCATAGGTCTTGCGGCTACTTTTGATGACCAGCTTATTCATGAAATAGCAGATATCATATCTACTGAAGCCCGTGCAAAATATAATCTTGCAATAAATAAAAATAGACACCTTCAGTACATGGGGCTATCCTTTTGGTCCCCCAATATTAATTTGTTTAGAGATCCACGTTGGGGCCGAGGCCAGGAAACTTATGGGGAAGATCCTTTCCTTACATCAAAAATGGGAGTCGCCTTCATGCAGGGGTTGCAAGGTGATGATGATCATTATTTAAAAGTATCGGCTACTGCTAAGCATCTAGCCGTTCATAGTGGGCCTGAAGCAGATCGCCATAAATTTAATGCTGTGGTCGATGAAAAAGATCTTCGAGAAACCTATCTATATGCCTTTGAAAAGATGGTAGATGCAGGGGTAGAATCTGTGATGTGTGCCTATAACCGGGTAAACAATGAACCATGCTGTACTAGCGAAACACTTCTGGAGGGTATTTTAAAAGGTGAGTGGAATTTTCAGGGACACATTGTAACTGATTGCTGGGCATTAGAAGATATTTATGCCCGTCATAAAGTAATGGGTTCGGCTACAGAAGTTGCAGCGGCAGCAGTTAAAGCTGGAGTTAACCTGGACTGTTCCAATCTCATGCAGGCAGAATTACTCCCAGCTATGGAAAAAGGCTTACTCACGGAAGAAGATATTGACATAGCTTTGGCTCCTAACTTAAGAACATTATTTAAACTAGGTTTCTTTGACTCTTCGGAATTAGTTCCCTATTCTACCCTTGGGGCAACACAAATCCATTCCGACCGAAACATTGCGCTGGCCAGACGAGCTGCAGCCGAAAGCATGGTCCTATTAAAAAATGAAAACCAGCTATTACCACTGAATGCTGATAAATATAGTAGTATGGTAATTGTAGGAAGTAATTCAGGAGCTTTAGACGCCATGCTTGGTAACTACCATGGAATCTCCGGAAATATAGTGACCTACGCTGAAGGTATAGCCGAAGCCGCCGGCCCAGAAACTGCTGTTCAGTATGATATGGGATCAAATTATACGGATTCTACCCATTTTGGAGGGGTATGGGCATCAGAAACCAGTGATCTTACCATAGCTGTCATAGGTCTTACCCCTGTATTAGAGGGTGAGGAAGGCGATGCTTTTCTTGCTGACAATGGTGGTGATAAGAAAGACCTCAGCATTCCTCAAGCGCACATAGCGTTTTTAAGAAAACTAAGAAGTAAACATAATAAGCCAATTATTACTGTAATTACTGCC
This genomic interval carries:
- a CDS encoding glycoside hydrolase family 3 N-terminal domain-containing protein gives rise to the protein MIKIKFSLISLMLVSCIYICNAQENFRNPHLTVQTRVAQLLSELTLEEKISLMGFNNNGVPRLDIPKYNWWNEALHGVARAGNATVFPQAIGLAATFDDQLIHEIADIISTEARAKYNLAINKNRHLQYMGLSFWSPNINLFRDPRWGRGQETYGEDPFLTSKMGVAFMQGLQGDDDHYLKVSATAKHLAVHSGPEADRHKFNAVVDEKDLRETYLYAFEKMVDAGVESVMCAYNRVNNEPCCTSETLLEGILKGEWNFQGHIVTDCWALEDIYARHKVMGSATEVAAAAVKAGVNLDCSNLMQAELLPAMEKGLLTEEDIDIALAPNLRTLFKLGFFDSSELVPYSTLGATQIHSDRNIALARRAAAESMVLLKNENQLLPLNADKYSSMVIVGSNSGALDAMLGNYHGISGNIVTYAEGIAEAAGPETAVQYDMGSNYTDSTHFGGVWASETSDLTIAVIGLTPVLEGEEGDAFLADNGGDKKDLSIPQAHIAFLRKLRSKHNKPIITVITAGSAVDVSAIEPYSDAIIMAWYSGEQGGNALADIIFGKTSPSGKLPITFYKSFDDLPSYSNYEMQGRTYRYYQGQVQYPFGFGLSYGNFTYQWTTEPKEKYKKDELVEISVTVKNASNYTAKEVVQAYIKYPQIERMPIKELKAYSKVEVQANGQQTVSLKIPVSELRKWDLKKKQWKIYPGIYTIILGSDSKDDKLMASFRIH